In Setaria italica strain Yugu1 chromosome IX, Setaria_italica_v2.0, whole genome shotgun sequence, the genomic stretch TGGTTTTATCCAAATGGACCCGTGTATCAGTTTGTATTATAGTTTCTTTTTATCTGCCAAGCTCCATGACAGTTCCAGAATTAACCTGTGTCCCATGGTGAAATGTTCTGACTCACAGTCTTCTCAATGTGAAGAATTCTACTTTGCCTAGAGCTGGCATAAAACTAGGAGTTCGTTTTGGGGCATTGGACATCTTGCACAACGGGCTCCTAGAAGCATCATCTGAGCTTCTAGTCAGATTAAGAAACCACAAACAGTTTCCTAAAATGTGCTAAGTGCTAGGGTAGGTCGTGGCATGGCGCGGCGCCTAGCTCATAATCACCGTTAATCGGACTAGGCAGCTACCTTTTAGAATAGCGACCATAAATGGGCATGCCTCGTTTAATATCTGCTGAGCACTTCATGAGAAAATCTGTACTTATGTGGAGCATCCCAGGTCAATTAATGTGCGTTGTAGATGCTCAATCAAACCTATTCTCTCATTTGgatatttttcttctttgataCATTGTTGGGTACTTGAATGGGTTGCGTAGCACATCAGTTTTTTTTGCATTCCAAGTCggcattttgttttgtttacatAACTTTTTTGCATTCCAAATTGGAATTTATTTTCCTAGAAAAACCTCAAACAACTGATGATCTTTCCTCAAATGCAGAAACTATCCACGCCACTGTTGTTTCTGTCAGTCACAACAACATTAAGTGAGCGGTCTTCTAAGCGTGATGATGAACCGGACAGCAATACAGAACATTCTGAGACACCGTCTGAAGCAAATGAATCGGCATCAACTTCCAGCACAAGGTTGGTTAAAACTTAAGAAATGGGCCCATGAATATCTCTTAGTTTATACAGTACTTTGCTGGTTTCTTGCTGTTGAATCATAATATCGTACTATTCTAGTTCTTTTGGCATCCTATCCCAGTAATGAGATATAGCAGTACAAAATGAAGTCTGCCTTTTTCAATAACACGGTTGGTTTGGCTTGTTTTAGGGATGTTGCTGATGGCACAAAGGAAATCGTGCAAGAGAATTGGCTTGTGTTACTTTTCAGAGAACTTGAGAAGCAGGGCATCACTTTGCCCGAGAGGTTACTTTCTACTATATTCTTTGCtattcatgtgcatcatatttTGTACTGTTGAGTTGAGAGTATAATTACAATATATGAACTATGAAAAAACTCTATGCAGCTGGAAAACATTTTCATGTAGATTTTGCAGTGTTTTTTTTACTGTACTTCAGGATATTGGAGCAGCAGTTTATCCTTAAGAAGAGAACTTACCTGTGAAGTTGTGATAGAATGCAGAAATATGTAACTGCCTATGTGATCTATGGTCAGGATAGATGCAGCTTCTAAATTCTGAATTTGTTGAATTCTACAAAGTTGCTGTTATATTATGTTGGTAGTTCTTTAGACTTTGAGTTGGCCCTGAGTAGCTCTTTGAGTTTGTTTGTAATGCTATTAACTCAAGACAAAAAATAGAGAAGATATGATATCATTTTATTATGAATGCTATTGCCACTGTAGTCTTTCAATCAAGCCATATAGACTTCTTTATCAAGAAGGTAGTACATGTCTGAAATGAATGACCCGTTTCCACAAAACTGAACCTAGATTGATGTTTCAGGTTCACAGAAGATGAGTTGCGCAGATTTTATGTCGCAGCAAATGGTGACTTTTCAAGTTTACTCTCTTCGGTTAAGAAGACAATTCGTTGGAGGGAGACTTTTCACATACTTACATTGCAAGAACTTGATAGGTGGTCTCACTTAGTCTTTTGGCATGGATTTGACACAATGCTTCGGCCTTGTTTAGTAATTCGTCTTGGACTTGCATGTGCTAGTATACCACCGCGTGATAGACCTCGTTTCGGGCAAGCAGTAGGTAATTCCTCAACCTGTTTTATCTGTACATTTATTTCTGTATATTCTTAAtaatcatcatttttctatttgataaTTTTATTATGACTTCAAAGTTTAGAGCTGGGTAGTCAAACTCACATGTAGTATGGGCAATGTATCTTTCTGCCAGCAAGATATCTTCTACTGGTGAAAGTCTTTTGCTCAGTTTGACATTGTGGTGCTTTTCAAAGGCATATCCTTCTCTTTGTAAACTGGGTGCTAGCTATTCTGAGAGAAAACGTGTGATCTTTGATGTGCTTTTTCTTTGGCTTTCATACCATTGAAGAGGGTAGTATAACTTGTTTTCACCTTTTCCTTCCTCTGATTGGCTTGCAAGAAAAGTGGCTACTTTCTCACTGATGTCTTTCAATTCAGTTTCTCAAATTGACCACGGTGTTGTAAATTTGACCAATGAAGAAGATCCAAGAATTACCGTTTTGCTGGATTGCCATGGGATTTCTCCATTCAGGTTTCCGATGCAAATGATGAGGTCATTTATCACTGTAGTTCAAGAAAACTACCCAAATCGTCTCGCGGTATTGTTTGTTGTCCGCCTTCCTCCAGTTGTCAGAGTTATTGCACAGACGTTTCTTCAAGTAAGATATATTTTCACCCACTTTCATCTCATTGCTTTCCTTTTGTATTGTGTTTTCAGCTCCACCTGTTCCATTTAGGCAATGAAATTTTAGCATTCCATGCTGTAATTATGCCTATTATGCTAAGGTTACAAAGTATTTTCACTACAACTAAGGGCTAGTTTTTTATGTTTAATAAGTGTATTATTTGTTGGCCCAAATGATCTCTTTCTCATTAACCACACATAGATAGCAGTTTGGGGGGGTACATATAGAGATAAGGCAGGGGTAGGTAGCAGGGGTAATTTAGGAATAAGTAGCTACTACATAGATAGATAAGGTGCACATGCACCACCAACtacacccaacacacacatgacttatgctatcaatctccccctaagtcttgcGTGTCTTGAGTGGCAGCTGGACCATCCCAATCTTAGAGCAAAGTTCTTGAAACTTGATCCTTCCAAGGGACTTGGTGAGGAGGTTGGCGAgttgatccttggtgttgatgtagttcGCCCTTACACTCCCTTCCTCCAAGCAACCTCAGTTGAAGTGGTACTTCACTCTGATGTGCTTGCTTCGCTCGTGGAAGACGTTCTTCGCCAGAGCCAGAGCGGATTTgctgtccaccctgagctccactgctaaggagatcaccgagcaACCGAGCGAGCTAGAGAGCCTGAGTCGAAGCGGAAGAAGCAGCGATGTACTCAGCCTCACAGCTGGACagggccaccacctgctgcttgaccaACTGCCAGCTGACGAGGCACTTGTCAAGGAAGAAGAGCATCctgctcgtgctcttgctggtgtcgatgtcgccggcgtggtcgTTGTCACTGTAGACGATGAAGTGTACCGCCCCGGGACACCTCGGGTAGTGGAGGCCGTAGTCGAGAGTCCCCACAACGTAGCGAAGGATCCTCTTGACGGCCTGGTGGTGCTTGGTCGTCGGTTGCTGCATGAACCGATTGACGTAGCTGACGGAGAACGCCAAGTCTGGCCGCGTGTGGGTGAGGTAAcgaaggctccccacaaggCACCGGTACTGTGTAGCATCCACCTCCTCAGCCGTGCTGTCGCGGCTCAGCTTCAGCCCCTCCTCCATCGGAGTGAGAGCCGGGTTACAGTCGATGAGCCCACCCAGCTCAACGACGCGCTTGGCGTAGGCGGTCTGTCGGAGTGCGATGCCGGAGTCATCTtggtgcacctcgatccccaggtagaaggagagaggccccaGGTCGCTCATCTGGAAGCCGGCCTTCATCTCCTCCTTGAACGCTTCCACCTCCTCGTCCTTGGTGCCCGTGATCACCAAGTCATCGACGTAGACGCCCACCAGCAGGGCATTACCTCCGTTGCCCCGCTGGTAGACGGCCGCCTCGTGCGGGCTTTGCTTGATGCCCATAGTCTTCAGTGTGGAATCCAGCTTGGCATTCCAAGCACGCGGTGCCTGCCGCAAGCCATAGAGGGCCTTGCGTAGGTGTAGCACCTTGTCCTCCTTGCCGGGGATGACGAATCCCGGTGGCTGGTGGacgtagacctcctccttcaagtcATCGTTGAGGAACGCCGACTTGACGTCCATATGGTGGACGCGCTAGCTCTCTTGGGCTGCTAGCGCGAGGAGACGCACGGACTCCATTCGTGCAACAGGAGCGAAGACATCGTCGAAGTCGACCCCCTCCTGCTTCACGAACCCACGTGCCACCAAGCAAGTCTTGTGCTTGATAGTAGCACCAGCTTCATCCTTCTTCAGCTTGtacacccacttaagggtgatcgcGCGGTGATCAGGAGGGTGTCCTCCATAGTGCGGTACCTTAGAGGCTCGCCGTTGTGGTACGCGTCGACGCGGTCCTCGTCGTGAGAGAGCGGAGTGGTGAACTCCACCAGGCTGTACTCGTTGTGAGCTGGTGCAGGTGTGCTCGGAGGAGTAGCTGTCGGCTGGAGTGTGTGGCGTGGCcagctgtggtggtggcggtggagagctCGCCGCGCCCGGAGGAGTACTCGCCGGAGTCGGTGGAGGACTCGCCGGCGTCGGTGAAGTGCTCGTTGGAGTCGATGGAGACCTGGGGACTGGGGTAAGCACGCTTGGCGTCGGTGAAGTCGTCGTACGTTGAAGTCGAGCCGTCATCCACCATCTTGCCCTACGCCCAACCTCGCACTTCGTCGAACACAGCGTCACGAGCCGTGCGCACACGCTGTGTCTCCCGGTCGAGGATCCGGTAGGCCTTCACCCCTCAGCGTAGCTGATGAACACCCTTGGGGTGCTCCTGTCGTCGAGCTTGCCAACGTGGCTAAGCTCCTTGACATACGTGAGGCAGTCGAAGACGCGGAGGTGGGCGACCGCTGGCTTGCGCCCATACTAAGCCTCATATGGTGTCATACCGTCGAGAGCCTTGGTGGGCGAGCAGTTGAGGATGTGGACGGCTGTCAGCACCGTCTCTCCCCAGAAGATGGCCGGCATCTccctctgcttgaggagggcccGAGCCATGGCCACCACCGTCTGGTTGCGTCGCTTGACAACGCCGTTCTGCTGCAGGGTGTACGGCGTGGACTAGTGGCGTTGGATCTCCTCAGCGGCGCAGTATGATGCAAACTCAGCCACCATGAACTCGCCGCCACTGTCGGTGTGCAGCTTGCGGCCGCACTCGTTCTCCGCAGCAGCTTGAGCATGCTTGATGGCGTCCGCAGCAGCTCCCTTGGTGTCGAGGAGGATCACCCATATGTACCGGGAGATGTCGTCGACGAGTAGAAGGAAGTAGCGTCGCCCTCCAGGAGTAGCTGATGTCACCAGCCCGCAGAGGTCGccgtgcacgagctcgagccTCTCCTTGGCTCGGAAGCTCGCCTGGAGAGGGAAGGGGCATCGCTTCAGCTTCGTCATGATGCAGGTGTCGCAGAGCTGCTCGACGTGGTCGACGCACGGCATGCcccgcaccatctccttggtgcTGAGCTGCCGCAGGGCCTCGAAGTGTAGGTGCCCGAAGCGCTCGTGCCACCGCCAAGCCTTGTCATCGTGGAGGCCAGCCAGGCAGAGAGGCTGCGCTACATCCGCGTAGAGGACGTAGAGGCGGTTGCTCCCTCTCTCCACCTTGGCGAGTAGGCGCTGTCGTCGATCCCAGATCCGGAGCACTCCGCCGTCGATCTCCACGCATGGGCCACTCTTATCCAGCTGCCCAAGGCTGATGATCAAGTTTCTCAACGCGGGGATGTAGAAGACTCCGGTGAGGAGTCGATGCTTGCCAGTCTTGGCGACAAGGACGACAGAgccgatgcccttgatgtccacGGCCGAAGAGTCGCCGAACTTGACAGAGCTGCGTACATCAACGTTCAGGTTGGAGAAGTACTCCCGGCGCCCGGTCATGTGGTGCGTGGCACCACTGTTGCGGAACCAGCCATCGATCTTGTCGTTGCTGGTGCCGTCGCCGAGGAAGACGTGTGAGCGCGGCtcgtcgaggtggaggagagtTGTCGTCGCCGATGCCGCTGGAAATAGCTCGATGCTTCCGTGAGCAAGGAACAAAGCCGGCTCCTCCGCAGCCTGCGTGACGTGGGCCTGGCTGCGCCTCGGCTGGTGGCACTCCCTGGCCTAGTGGCTAGTCTTGCCACAGTTGTGGCAGGTGTCGCCTCTTGCGGCCCTGCGCTCGCCGGCAACGGCGCCCTCGGTGCCTCCTCGCGTCTTGGGCGCCTTGCTGCGCTTGCAGCCGTCTGTCAAGGAAGAAGGCTCCCCTTTCTTCCGCTCCCTCTGGTGGGCGAGCCACTGCTCCTTAGTGAGGTGGAGCTTGCCATCGATGGTGACAGGCCTGCCAGACGTCTGAGCCGCCCCGTCAGCTCCTTGATCGACAACGCTGAGGTCGAGCAGCATCTCGATGGAGATGGTGAGCTGCGAGTACTTTGCAACGGCTTTCTCCTCGTAGATCTCGTTGTCGCAGTACCGCTCCAGCCGCTGCACCAGGCTGGACAGGCGGAGGGCGTCGTCGACGTCCTCGCCCGGCTTGAAAGCCAGACGATCCCACTCCTGTCGAAGCTTCTGCAGAGTGGACTTGCGGGCGGGGTCGCTACCGACTTGGACCGCAGCGATAGCGTCCCAAGCGGCCTTGGCGGTCCTCTTCCCTGGTTggccgccatctccatcgggGCTGCGGCGAGCAGCGCCTCGAGTGCTTGTCGGTCCTCGTGGTTGTCGACGTCGCCGTACTGGACCGCGTCCCACGTCTCCTGCACCTGGagcttcaccttcatcaccAAGAATCACATCATGTAGTTGGTCTTCGTTGACATTGGCCACTGCGTGCTGCCGACAGACTCCCGGATGATGGTCTTCATGACCTTCGGGGGTCGGTGCCCGGAGTCGAGGCTGGACTCGTGGACGGAGCTCCTCCTGGACCCACCGGTCCACCTCCGCGTTCCGCTGCCGATTCGACCCCCTCCGGCTCGGGATGGCCGCCCTGCGCCTCGGGATCGGCGCCTTGCGCTGCGCGCCTCAACTCCTCGTCGCGCCGCACCATCTCAcgcgtcgcctccgcctcctcacGTAGCCGGTCCGCCTCCAGATGCCGCTGGGTAGcagtcgccgctgccgcctgtgCCTCCTCATCGGCGAGGCGGGCTGCCTCGGCTGCGCGCCCCGTTGCGGTCTCCATGGCCGCGCGCGCGCTACTTGACGTCGCGCAACGCCGCCGCGCACCACCAGTCCTCTCACCTTGTGGCCTCCGCCCGCTGgtcctcctcgcgcgccgcagccgcaCGCCGTGCCTGTCGCCGCTCcgctgctgcctcctcctcggccgccatgcgccgctcctcccgatgcgtgccgcgccgcgctgccgcaGCCGCCTCCTCacactgctcctcctcctcgacggtCATCCTGCGGCGTTGCGCACTTGAAGTAATCGAGCTGCTAGAGGAGGAGACCTGCGAGGTCCTGGACCTCGCCATCCGATGGTGGCGCGCTGACCACCAGAGCTGCGACGTCCACgaggcccgcgccgccggctcccaCTAGCCGTCTGGAGCCCTTGGAGCCTACCATTGGAGTTGTGATGAGGGTGAGGAAGAGGGAGCTGCCCGTGCGCAGctgctctgctgccgccgcct encodes the following:
- the LOC101764706 gene encoding protein real-time encodes the protein MANVSKHLQPSSAAGNDRKYQGTLVASPAKAISPKRVNRIVPSRQLILGADSLGHAASFLLKVVVLEAVRRVSKARCPFIWNSVQALQILVYPPFSWIQRWAPLRFIVQGIQKLSTPLLFLSVTTTLSERSSKRDDEPDSNTEHSETPSEANESASTSSTRDVADGTKEIVQENWLVLLFRELEKQGITLPERFTEDELRRFYVAANGDFSSLLSSVKKTIRWRETFHILTLQELDRWSHLVFWHGFDTMLRPCLVIRLGLACASIPPRDRPRFGQAVVSQIDHGVVNLTNEEDPRITVLLDCHGISPFRFPMQMMRSFITVVQENYPNRLAVLFVVRLPPVVRVIAQTFLQVLKPSTKQKLRFEGDSYKKTLAEFLQVVPAFLGGKCRCPRCEKPRDSSVIQAGEGSKSQPRLLSVDDGSTVTDFDFDEAEITSPYSCENAIRAAIIGLLMICIFIAFLAGMNDPTSVPSSA